In Eubalaena glacialis isolate mEubGla1 chromosome 4, mEubGla1.1.hap2.+ XY, whole genome shotgun sequence, one DNA window encodes the following:
- the TUBB4A gene encoding tubulin beta-4A chain isoform X2, with the protein MDSVRSGPFGQIFRPDNFVFGQSGAGNNWAKGHYTEGAELVDAVLDVVRKEAESCDCLQGFQLTHSLGGGTGSGMGTLLISKIREEFPDRIMNTFSVVPSPKVSDTVVEPYNATLSVHQLVENTDETYCIDNEALYDICFRTLKLTTPTYGDLNHLVSATMSGVTTCLRFPGQLNADLRKLAVNMVPFPRLHFFMPGFAPLTSRGSQQYRALTVPELTQQMFDAKNMMAACDPRHGRYLTVAAVFRGRMSMKEVDEQMLSVQSKNSSYFVEWIPNNVKTAVCDIPPRGLKMAATFIGNSTAIQELFKRISEQFTAMFRRKAFLHWYTGEGMDEMEFTEAESNMNDLVSEYQQYQDATAEEGEFEEEAEEEVA; encoded by the coding sequence GCCAGTCTGGAGCCGGCAACAACTGGGCCAAGGGCCACTACACAGAGGGTGCCGAGCTGGTGGACGCGGTCCTGGACGTGGTCCGGAAGGAGGCGGAGAGCTGTGACTGCCTGCAAGGCTTCCAGCTGACCCACTCGCTGGGCGGGGGCACGGGGTCCGGGATGGGGACCCTCCTCATCAGCAAGATCCGCGAGGAGTTCCCGGACCGCATCATGAACACCTTCAGCGTGGTGCCGTCACCCAAGGTGTCGGACACGGTGGTGGAGCCCTACAACGCCACGCTGTCCGTGCACCAGCTCGTGGAGAACACGGACGAGACCTACTGCATCGACAACGAGGCGCTGTACGACATCTGCTTCCGCACCCTGAAACTGACCACGCCCACCTACGGGGACCTCAACCACCTGGTGTCGGCCACCATGAGCGGGGTCACCACGTGCCTGCGCTTCCCGGGCCAGCTCAACGCCGACCTGCGCAAGCTGGCCGTGAACATGGTGCCCTTCCCGCGCCTGCACTTCTTCATGCCCGGCTTCGCGCCGCTGACCAGCCGGGGCAGCCAGCAGTACCGGGCGCTGACGGTGCCCGAGCTCACCCAGCAGATGTTCGACGCCAAGAACATGATGGCGGCCTGTGACCCCCGCCACGGCCGCTACCTGACCGTGGCCGCTGTGTTCCGGGGCCGCATGTCTATGAAGGAGGTGGATGAGCAGATGCTGAGCGTTCAGAGCAAAAACAGCAGCTACTTCGTGGAGTGGATCCCCAACAACGTGAAGACGGCCGTGTGCGACATCCCGCCCCGCGGCCTGAAGATGGCCGCCACCTTCATCGGCAACAGCACAGCCATCCAGGAGCTGTTCAAGCGCATCTCGGAGCAGTTCACGGCCATGTTCCGGCGCAAGGCCTTCCTGCACTGGTACACGGGCGAGGGCATGGATGAGATGGAGTTCACCGAGGCCGAGAGCAACATGAACGACCTGGTGTCCGAGTACCAACAGTACCAGGACGCCACGGCCGAGGAGGGGGAGTTTGAGGAGGAGGCCGAGGAGGAGGTGGCCTAG